From a single Lolium rigidum isolate FL_2022 chromosome 7, APGP_CSIRO_Lrig_0.1, whole genome shotgun sequence genomic region:
- the LOC124669295 gene encoding uncharacterized protein LOC124669295: MADSTRCMALFLLIGVAAPAVLAITDGLLPNGDFAQRPDKSQMNGVVITGHHAVPCWEISGFVEYIEPGHREGDMILALPEGASALRLGNDATIQQLINVTRKTYYSISFMAARSCAQAEKLNVSVDPEFGVLPIQTVYTSTGWDTYSWAFKARHSTVSLSIHNTGVEEDPACGPLIIAVAIKTLQPPHRTKGNLLRNGDFELGPYIFPSTPWGVLVPPILEDVHSPLPGWMIMSDTKVVKYVDAPHHAVPHGERAVELVAGRECALLQEVVTVPGWSYRLSFSVGDAANGCKGSLAVEAYAARERLRVPYESLGTGGSKPAVLEFTAIANMTRVVFQSSDHLMTSNATLCGPVLDDVLLVGVRKPAARRLRL; this comes from the exons ATGGCGGACAGCACGCGTTGCATGGCGCTGTTCTTGCTCATTGGCGTGGCTGCTCCAGCGGTTTTGGCCATCACCGATG GACTTTTGCCCAACGGAGACTTTGCCCAGCGGCCGGACAAGTCCCAAATGAACGGCGTGGTGATAACAGGGCACCACGCGGTACCTTGCTGGGAGATATCTGGGTTCGTGGAGTACATCGAGCCCGGGCATAGGGAGGGAGACATGATCCTGGCGCTGCCGGAGGGCGCGTCCGCCCTGCGGCTGGGCAACGACGCCACCATCCAGCAGCTCATCAACGTCACCCGTAAGACCTACTACTCCATCAGCTTCATGGCCGCGCGGTCATGCGCCCAGGCCGAGAAGCTGAACGTCTCGGTCGACCCGGAATTCGGCGTGCTTCCGATTCAGACAGTGTACACCAGCACCGGCTGGGACACCTACTCGTGGGCGTTCAAGGCCAGGCACAGCACCGTGTCGCTGAGCATCCACAACACTGGCGTCGAGGAGGACCCGGCGTGCGGccccctcatcatcgccgtcgcgaTCAAGACCCTCCAACCTCCTCACCGCACCAAGG GGAACCTGCTGAGGAATGGGGATTTCGAGCTGGGGCCGTACATCTTCCCCAGCACGCCGTGGGGCGTGCTGGTGCCGCCGATCCTGGAGGACGTGCACTCGCCGCTGCCGGGGTGGATGATCATGTCGGACACCAAGGTGGTCAAGTACGTGGACGCGCCGCACCACGCGGTGCCGCATGGCGAGCGCGCCGTGGAGCTGGTAGCCGGAAGGGAATGCGCGCTGCTGCAGGAGGTGGTCACCGTGCCCGGGTGGTCCTATAGGCTGTCCTTCTCCGTCGGAGACGCGGCCAACGGGTGCAAGGGGTCCTTGGCGGTGGAGGCGTACGCGGCGCGGGAGAGGCTCAGGGTGCCGTACGAGTCCCTTGGCACGGGCGGGTCCAAGCCCGCCGTGCTCGAGTTCACGGCGATAGCCAACATGACGCGCGTGGTGTTCCAGAGCTCAGACCATCTCATGACATCGAACGCCACGCTGTGTGGGCCCGTCCTTGACGATGTCTTGCTCGTAGGAGTGCGCAAGCCCGCTGCCAGGCGGCTGCGTTTGTAG